The Paenibacillus sp. RC334 nucleotide sequence CTAATCTAGTGTACCAGACTGCGCCCCAAGCTTCTACACTTTCCAAGCGATTCCTTGCAAAAATATCATACTAAAAACAAAAAAACACCTCCATATCCGTCAAGCAGTGCTTTGGAGGTGAATCATATAAAACTAGAAAGAAGCGAAGTAAATATCGCTGCTCAGACTACTTCTTAAAAAAAGGAAAAGTAGATAGGATAGGCAACCTAGTAAAACGTACAGTCTTTGCTCTTCTCTGCTCACCTCACTCTTTAAAAAGATTGGCGATCTTATGGCGGGTGCCAGCGGAGCGGGCCATTTGAATCCGGAGAAGCGTCAGCGCTCGCCTGAAAGCTTTCCAAAGGAAAGCTACTTCGTAAGCATACGCTTGCGGGATTTTTACCATTCAATCCCTTATACAATCAAAAAATTCCGGGTCAACAGCGATCGCAGGATCAAATGGCACGCGTAGCGCTCCCCCACCATAACTCGCTAATTCTTTCTCCTACTTCACAAACATAAACGAATTCAGCGTTGAATCCAGTGCATTAGACTGCACGCCCGTATTGTTCGCGTCATTCAGCGTCGTTGTCACGGTATACGTTTTTCCGTCACGCTCCAGAACGATTTGGCGGCCTGTATAGCCAATGCCTTCTTCCACGCGGTGGAATGTAAAGGAAGCTGCCGGAACCCCGGCGAACGTCACGTCCTTAACCTCTTCAACCTTGAGGTTTTTGTAGCTTTTACCCTGCTTATCGTAGAAGTCCTTGAGCTGGGATACCGTTAACTCGAACGATTTGTCATTATCGACTTTGATGGAGAAGCTTCCTCCGGTAAACTGGTACTCCACATCACCCAATTCAAATTGGTCACTGATCGCTGTCCAGTACCGTGGAATATTCACCGTGTACTCATAGGCTTTCGAAGTCTTTTTGACCGTTTTCGTTTTGTCTGCCAGATAGTCGTCCTCTTCCAGTTGTCCGAAGTTGCTCGCTACAGTTTGGAAATCGATTTGAAGCGAGGAAATGAGCGCATTGAACTGATCATTCCCTTTGCTCACTTTTTCCGGCACAGCGTATTCAGCCAGATAGCGGTATCCATTTTGCTGAATCAGCACATTGTATTCCTTAACCCATCCGTCGCCAAAGTTGTATCGATACTCCTGAACCAGCCCCTGAACCCCCGCAACCTCAAGTGGATACGTCTTCTGGGCCTCATAAGCTGTAGAGACAAATGAATCACTCAGCCACTTTTGCAGCTGTTGGCTCCAGTTTTCCAACTTGGCATCAGCCGGAGCTGAGGTCACTTTCAAGCGGAAACTTGATCCATCGTTGCTTTCGTACTGCATCCGCTGATCGTCCATTTTCCAGCCTGCCGGTATGCTAAGCGACACACCATAGTCCGGGTTTCCAGCCTCACGTGTTCCCCCCACAACGGTCGACAGGTCTTTAATGCTTTTATCCTGTGCATTGAAGGAAGTCTTGAAGGAATTTAACAGACCCGCATACTGTGCGAGATCCTTATAATTCGTTGCTTTGGCATCGGAAAAATAAATGACGTACAGTCGCCCGTTGTCATAATACTGACGGTTTTCCCACAGCACGCCGTCTCCATCCTTCGTAATGACACGCGCATAAGGTACCTTCGATTTCGGGAAGGATTTTCGATCTACAACGATTTCTCCCGTCTCCTTGGCGGTTTGCACCAATTGTTGGAGAAGGTCGTCCGCATTCAACGGAACCGGCTGTAAGGCCGTATGCACTTCCAGATAATACGCACTATTCTCGTCCATAAATGTAGAGATGCTCTCATCACCGCCACCCTGACCGATGACCAGTCCTGTCGGATAGTTCATGGACCAATCGTAGTAGCTGTTCCCGATTTGCGTCTTTCCCTCATCATTATCGATGCTTGGCGTCTCTTCCGCTACCTTACCTGCCTCTTCTTGCGCCTCCATCCGAATGACAATTCCCGCACCATTCTTCTCCAGCTTGCCCCCGAGACCTTCTGCTACTTGACGCAACGGAACCATCAGGATACCTGATGACATCTCCGGTGGAGCCGGAAGTGTCACCTTGTGACCTCTCACCCAGGCAGTGCGGCTCCCGATGGTCAGCGATACGACGTGAGCGCCACTACTAATTTTGACCACATTATCTTCAGCCAGCCGAATTTTGCTGTTAAATGCTTTTTTGAACACACCAGCCGGAACCATCAGTGCACCGCTTTTCGAATAGGGTTTGGCAATACTTGCATTCTGACCGTTCACGATGGCTGTGTTGCTGCCGCCTTGCAGACGCAGCTCCAAGATCGTTTTATCGCTGTCCGCCGCAACTGCCGGCAAAGTAGATAGCAGAACGGACAATGCAACGGCGCCAGCTCCCAGCTTATGCATCATTTTTCTTTGAATATGCTTCACAATAATCTCCCTCTAGCTATATTTGATATCATAACGCACCGTTTTCAATTACTTTCCTGTAACGGCCGCCTGTTGGACTGACTCAGATGCTTCCTTGGAAGGCGCTACATTGCCATCACCAGCCGACTCATCCGAGTCCGCAGAATCCTCTCCGCCCTGAATAGATTCATAGATTTCGCCATTATCCTGTGACAGTACCAGCTTGCGTTTTACAATATCGCCGTCCGTCTGCATAAGCAAGCTCACCGTCTGCCCAGGCTGATAGCTTTTAAGCAACTCGTTGACGTCGATAGCGGAAGCCACACGCTTGCCGTTTATGCTATACAGCTCGTCGCCTTCCTTGATTTTGGCCTGAAGAGCACTAGCCGAAGTAATTTTTGTGACTTTCAAAGGGTCCTCCGTAGGCAGCCCCACGATCGCCGACCAGCTCTCTTCCAATCCTAGACCAAGACTGGCACGCCGAACCTCACCATACTTGAAAAATTGAGCAATCACATATTTCACTGTATCCGAAGGAATCGAAAAGCCCATATTTTCAATACCAACAGCCGAAAATTTCATTGTATTGATCCCGATTACCTCACCCTTGAGGTTTACAAGCGGACCGCCACTGTTACCAGGATTGATCGCAGTATCGCTTTGGATAAGTCGATAGGCAGCGTTGACGCCACGGTTCAATCCG carries:
- a CDS encoding stalk domain-containing protein, with protein sequence MKHIQRKMMHKLGAGAVALSVLLSTLPAVAADSDKTILELRLQGGSNTAIVNGQNASIAKPYSKSGALMVPAGVFKKAFNSKIRLAEDNVVKISSGAHVVSLTIGSRTAWVRGHKVTLPAPPEMSSGILMVPLRQVAEGLGGKLEKNGAGIVIRMEAQEEAGKVAEETPSIDNDEGKTQIGNSYYDWSMNYPTGLVIGQGGGDESISTFMDENSAYYLEVHTALQPVPLNADDLLQQLVQTAKETGEIVVDRKSFPKSKVPYARVITKDGDGVLWENRQYYDNGRLYVIYFSDAKATNYKDLAQYAGLLNSFKTSFNAQDKSIKDLSTVVGGTREAGNPDYGVSLSIPAGWKMDDQRMQYESNDGSSFRLKVTSAPADAKLENWSQQLQKWLSDSFVSTAYEAQKTYPLEVAGVQGLVQEYRYNFGDGWVKEYNVLIQQNGYRYLAEYAVPEKVSKGNDQFNALISSLQIDFQTVASNFGQLEEDDYLADKTKTVKKTSKAYEYTVNIPRYWTAISDQFELGDVEYQFTGGSFSIKVDNDKSFELTVSQLKDFYDKQGKSYKNLKVEEVKDVTFAGVPAASFTFHRVEEGIGYTGRQIVLERDGKTYTVTTTLNDANNTGVQSNALDSTLNSFMFVK
- a CDS encoding trypsin-like peptidase domain-containing protein; its protein translation is MRKMGKRAVILALGSALCVSGTAGAASSGTALKAKVINGGVYVNVGDMNKALGTSGAYNSANGTYTLSADRVPQVVKNVSPSVVGIIGRSATGQAVAGGDRYNLAHGTGVIIRTDGWIVTNAHVIEGLNDAVVVTSDGKSYGITDSYSDPVSDLALVKIKASGLKPATLAGSPNNLQVGEQVVAIGTPISFSLRNSATSGVVSGLNRGVNAAYRLIQSDTAINPGNSGGPLVNLKGEVIGINTMKFSAVGIENMGFSIPSDTVKYVIAQFFKYGEVRRASLGLGLEESWSAIVGLPTEDPLKVTKITSASALQAKIKEGDELYSINGKRVASAIDVNELLKSYQPGQTVSLLMQTDGDIVKRKLVLSQDNGEIYESIQGGEDSADSDESAGDGNVAPSKEASESVQQAAVTGK